Proteins co-encoded in one Arthrobacter globiformis genomic window:
- the ispF gene encoding 2-C-methyl-D-erythritol 2,4-cyclodiphosphate synthase has product MTDNASRTSVLLPRTGIGIDVHAFAPDSDPRPLWLGGLFWEGERGLAGHSDGDPVAHAAADALFSACGIGDLGTHFGTDRPEFAGASGVTLLAEAARIVRAAGFEIGNIAVQFVGNRPKFGPRREESQRVLTGAADAPVSVTATTSDGLGFTGRGEGISAVATALVYPAA; this is encoded by the coding sequence ATGACAGACAACGCTTCGCGGACCTCCGTGCTCCTGCCACGGACAGGCATCGGCATCGACGTGCACGCCTTTGCCCCGGACAGCGACCCGCGGCCGCTCTGGCTGGGCGGGCTTTTCTGGGAGGGGGAGCGGGGCCTCGCCGGCCATTCTGACGGCGATCCCGTGGCGCACGCCGCAGCCGACGCGCTGTTCTCTGCATGCGGGATCGGGGATCTGGGCACCCACTTCGGGACAGACCGGCCCGAGTTCGCCGGGGCCTCCGGAGTCACGCTGCTGGCCGAAGCAGCCCGGATCGTCCGGGCAGCAGGCTTCGAGATCGGCAATATCGCGGTGCAGTTCGTAGGCAACCGGCCCAAGTTTGGGCCGCGCAGGGAAGAATCCCAGCGAGTTCTCACCGGGGCCGCGGACGCCCCGGTCAGCGTCACCGCCACCACCAGCGACGGCCTCGGCTTCACCGGCCGCGGCGAAGGCATTTCCGCTGTGGCCACGGCCCTGGTCTACCCGGCGGCGTAG